A single window of Nicotiana sylvestris chromosome 5, ASM39365v2, whole genome shotgun sequence DNA harbors:
- the LOC138868438 gene encoding uncharacterized protein, with the protein MKDYAPSERIKFLELMDIRHACFFKKACPVIKEEIIEAVLDFFATNRMYRAVNYTAITLVPKIVKPKIVEEFRPISCCTMLYKLISMILASRINLNGPKTAKKFKYHPRCAKLRITYLSFADDLLLFTRGDMKSVQILQHLGFTTGDLPFKYLGVALSIKKHSILQWQPLTDKMTARITSWTAKTLSYSGRVQLVQSVLFGVQAFWVQLFVMPTKVIKLIEGIYKSYIW; encoded by the exons ATGAAGGACTATGCTCCATCGGAGAGGATAAAGTTCCTGGAGTTGATGGATATAAGGCATGCATGCTTCTTCAAGAAGGCATGCCCTGTTATCAAAGAGGAGATCATAGAAGCTGTACTTGATTTCTTTGCTACTAACAGGATGTACAGAGCTGTTAATTATACTGCCATCACATTAGTACCCAAGATTGTCAAGCCTAAAATTGTAGAGGAGTTTCGACCAATTTCCTGCTGCACTATGCTCTACAAACTGATTTCTATGATCCTGGCATCTAGAAT AAATCTTAATGGCCCCAAGACAGCTAAAAAGTTCAAGTACCACCCTAGGTGTGCCAAGCTTCGGATAACATACCTTAGCTTTGCTGATGATCTACTGCTTTTTACTAGAGGAGATATGAAATCTGTGCAG ATATTGCAGCACTTAGGATTCACTACTGGAGATTTGCCCTTCAAGTATCTTGGAGTTGCATTGTCCATAAAGAAACATAGTATCCTCCAGTGGCAGCCTCTCACAGATAAAATGACTGCTAGGATTACCTCTTGGACTGCAAAAACCCTTTCTTATTCTGGTAGAGTGCAGTTAGTTCAGAGTGTATTGTTTGGTGTCCAGGCTTTCTGGGTACAACTATTTGTGATGCCTACCAAGGTGATTAAGCTAATTGAAGGAATCTACAAATCTTATATTTGGTGA